The Anolis sagrei isolate rAnoSag1 chromosome 6, rAnoSag1.mat, whole genome shotgun sequence genome includes the window tctctcatgtccccgcatgagaagctggagctgatagaaggagctcatccgcctctccccggatttgaacctgcgacctgtcggtcttcagtcctgccggcacaggggtttattattattattattataaagtttattattattataaaatgtgaCCCTTTAAAGATggttggactccagttcccatcatccttcaccatTGGTCCTGCTGGCTAAGGCCAATTGTGGTGTTCTCTCCATCTCCTTGCCCATCATGCTCAatccaatatattattattattattattattattattattattatttccattctgTAACATATTTCttgccccctttttctttccaggTGGGGTCGTGGTTTTGGCTTGGTGGCCGGCCTCTTGGGATCTGATAGTGTGTTCAACCAACCGAATAGCATCTTTGGGATTGCTTTCTACATTCTTCAGGTTCTTTTGGGTGAGTGATAACATTCGTTTCGTCATTCATAAAGATCCCAGGGTGATGCATTGGGGAACAAAATATTCAGTAAAAGGACCATAAATATAACTGTGCATGCTATAAAACCAAGAGAGTCCTCAATTTGGGGGAGAGTGGGTTAAAAAGTTTGTTTTCTTTGGACTTTTGGTTGTCCTTGCAGCTGAATTCTGGGAAGTATAGTCCAAAGTCTGTTTAAAATTGGACTGTAGCAAACAGACTGTGGAGATGTCTGTGTGCAAGAGTGCATGTTGTGTACACACATCTGTGTGTAAATATGTTTCGGTACAACCTTTCtctgtaaagccaccttgagtcccctttggggttgagaagggcagggtataaatatggtaaataaatacattcaggaGTAAATTAcctttctgaggggtagatttctctcacttcctgttgcctcactcctgttcttaactaagagttggatgtttgtaacttgcagACTGCTTGTAGTAAGTTAATTAGGatgtggtttgtttttgtttgtttgtttgtttgttttgctttcatttCTGTGGATGAAAGCAAAGTAACCTTGCATCCTTCTTCTTCCCAGGTTTCTCCACCAGTGGCTTGGCGGCCATCGCTCTGTTGGGCTCATCCTTGGTCTCCATTGCTGGCTCGCTCTACCTGGCTTACATCCTCTTCTTTGTGCTCCATGACTTCTGTGTGATTTGTGTCAGTACTTACATCCTCAATTTCGCCCTGCTCTTTCTCAACTACAAACGCCTCAGCTACCTCAACCGGTCTTGGCAACGTCATCCAGCTAAGACCAAAAAGCAATGAATATAAAACCTGGATTATGCTATGATGGTGAAGCTTTAGACTGATCTTTCGAATCTTTTTATAAGCCTTTTGTTTAGCATAAATTTGCTCATTCAGCTTGTTTTGTCCTCTTCCCCCAAATCAGTGAGACCAGATTTTTCAGCATTCCTCTTCTCTGTGCCTTTGGATTCCAATCAAATTAGGACTCTGGGTTCTATTTTGAGTCTTAGATGGTTGTGTTGACCTACAGAACTCAATAccttctttttaaatatatatataaagcttaTTTTTATAGGCCTTCATATAGAAACAAAAACCATGTTAATATAGCAACAAAAACATATCAGTCTGTGCAAATATAGCTATTGCTGGTTTTGCTTTTTCAAATGGTATTAAAGTGAGAATTGTTGACAATTTGAAATTAGACAGTCATGGGAACAACCTAATTTTGGTAGGAAACGTCTTCGATTTTTAACCACACTAAACATAATTGAGAGTTTGCTATCTTTTTAATGGTCCTCCAAAGTTTCCTGTCAAATTCTCAGCCTAAAATTGtacaaaaatgatattttttaaaaaatacaaagttatGTTCTAACACTAAGTTTGAGAACCGCACCACAATTTCCCCTGGTTAGTGGTCACACTGATGTTGTGTCCTGCCAAATGGTTTACTTTTccaattattaataatagtatgctTGTGTAtaatttataaatataataaatatactttatttatattccactctatctccccgaggggactcagagaagattacagaatacatatatggcaaacatttaatgctgttatacaattaacaaagacagatagtacacagacagaggcaaggcttcccttttttttttcatttctggcatctggagactgtgctcaactcggccatggggaggtgctgttgttccatttttctacgccgaggagcctgttgtccatagatgccttcctgattgaattgctggcatgttttcaggggcaccttttacctccctgccacagcagtacctatttatctacttacattgctgtttttgaactgctaggaaaGCAGAAGCTACGActgacggtgggagctcaccccaacctgcagcttgaactgccaaccttctgatcaggGAGAGagagtggtctagaaataaagtattattattatttgtagctgGCATTTTAACCTGCTGTGCAGACCGCGGCCTTTTACGGCTAGGCCTACGTTAGATAGGCTGAAACAATCTACTTCAGGCAGGAGACTCTGGATTGCCATTTAAAAGACAGTAAACTGTTATTTTTAGTGGGTTTGATAATGCTAGACATTGCAGataaatgaaa containing:
- the VKORC1 gene encoding vitamin K epoxide reductase complex subunit 1; its protein translation is MAGGRVSRARVAAGEAARGSLPAGRKSNNNNSSRSAGEGMPGWERAARLCLCAAGLALSAYAFHVEAAKERDAAYRAMCDLSASVSCSRVFTSRWGRGFGLVAGLLGSDSVFNQPNSIFGIAFYILQVLLGFSTSGLAAIALLGSSLVSIAGSLYLAYILFFVLHDFCVICVSTYILNFALLFLNYKRLSYLNRSWQRHPAKTKKQ